Proteins co-encoded in one Anguilla anguilla isolate fAngAng1 chromosome 16, fAngAng1.pri, whole genome shotgun sequence genomic window:
- the aph1b gene encoding gamma-secretase subunit Aph-1b, which yields MTTSVFFGCTFIAFGPAISLFLFTIARDPLRVIFLIAGAFFWLVSLLLSSLVWFIAVQISDKNNASQQKGLLIFGVVLSVLLQEAFRFGYYKLLKKANEGLLALSQEDTMPISMRQLAYVSGLGFGFMSGAFSVVNILADSLGPGTIGIHGDSQHYFISSAFMTLAVILLHMFWGVVFFEACEKQRWLSLAVVIVSHLLVSCLSFMNPHYEGSLIPAYMIMFLMGMWAFSCAGGSLRNLKLCLTCKDKDFLLANHRPR from the exons ATGACAACATCAGTGTTTTTCGGGTGTACGTTCATTGCGTTCGGCCCCGCTATTTCTCTGTTCCTCTTTACCATTGCCAGGGACCCACTAAGAGTAATCTTTCTCATCGCTGG GGCCTTCTTCTGGCTGGTGTCCCTGCTGCTGTCCTCGTTGGTGTGGTTCATTGCCGTCCAGATCAGTGACAAAAACAATGCCTCCCAGCAGAAGGGCCTGCTGATATTTGGGGTGGTGCTTTCTGTGCTTCTGCAGGAAGCCTTTCGGTTTGGATACTACAAACTGCTGAA GAAAGCAAATGAAGGCCTCCTGGCTCTCAGTCAAGAGGACACCATGCCCATCTCTATGCGTCAGCTTGCATATG TGTCTGGCCTGGGGTTTGGGTTCATGAGTGGAGCATTCTCAGTGGTCAACATCCTGGCAGACTCCCTGGGTCCTGGTACTATTGGTATCCATGGTGACTCCCAGCACTACTTCATATCATCAG CCTTCATGACGTTGGCTGTCATCCTGCTGCACATGTTCTGGGGTGTGGTGTTCTTTGAGGCCTGTGAGAAGCAGAGGTGGCTGTCCCTGGCCGTGGTGATCGTCAGTCATTTGCTGGTGTCCTGTTTG TCATTTATGAACCCGCACTACGAGGGCAGCCTGATACCAGCCTACATGATCATGTTCCTGATGGGAATGTGGGCGTTCTCCTGCGCCGGGGGCTCCCTCCGCAATCTCAAGCTCTGCCTCACCTGCAAAGACAAGGACTTCCTCCTGGCTAACCACCGGCCCAGATAA